The Cucumis melo cultivar AY chromosome 6, USDA_Cmelo_AY_1.0, whole genome shotgun sequence genome includes a region encoding these proteins:
- the LOC103496825 gene encoding major latex protein 149-like isoform X1: MAQICKISEQVNIKSSAHKYYQFFKNKMDYVLVQMFPEIYKSCKVVEGNGYSHGSIIHLKYNAGEDLHQPSFQTFSVLGRPEEMKERLAIDDANKSITFECLEGDALRDFEVLKLKFQVFENGNNGGTVNWSIEFVKANEDVASPHHYLLCVSKVAKGLDDYLCNN, from the exons ATGGCTCAGATATGTAAGATCTCAGAGCAAGTGAATATCAAGTCTTCTGCTCACAAGTACTATCAGTTTTTCAAGAACAAAATGGATTATGTCTTAGTTCAAATGTTTCCTGAAATTTATAAGAGTTGTAAGGTTGTAGAAGGGAATGGTTATTCTCATGGCAGCATCATCCACTTAAAATATAACGCAGGTGAGGATCTGCATCAACCATCATTTCAAACTTTTTCGGTTCTTG GAAGACCAGAAGAGATGAAAGAGAGGCTAGCTATTGATGATGCTAACAAGTCAATAACTTTTGAGTGCCTTGAAGGAGATGCATTAAGAGATTTTGAAGTgcttaaattaaaatttcaagtttTTGAGAATGGTAACAATGGAGGAACAGTTAATTGGTCAATAGAGTTTGTCAAGGCAAATGAGGATGTGGCTTCACCACATCACTATCTCCTATGTGTAAGTAAAGTTGCCAAAGGCCTTGATGACTACCTTTGCAACAACTGA
- the LOC103496826 gene encoding major latex protein 15-like, translating into MAQICNISEEVKLNCCGDKFYDFFLNKMDSYIHLFPQNLQSYKFVEGNGFTHGSVTHWKYDFGIPAEVKTRLLVDEPNKAVIFECVEGDLLKDFEMFQVKVEVRDGGKNGVSSVKWSVGFMKADEDVAPPHNYLQFGVKVCKGLDAYLSKQIMN; encoded by the exons ATGGCTCAAATTTGTAATATCTCAGAGGAGGTGAAGCTGAATTGTTGTGGTGATAAGTTCTATgacttttttttaaacaaaatggaTTCTTATATTCACTTGTTCCCCCAAAATCTTCAGAGCTATAAGTTTGTGGAGGGAAATGGATTTACTCATGGCAGTGTCACCCATTGGAAATATGACTTTG GTATCCCAGCAGAAGTAAAGACAAGGCTACTTGTGGATGAACCTAACAAAGCAGTGATATTTGAATGTGTTGAAGGAGATCTATTAAAAGACTTCGAAATGTTCCAAGTGAAAGTTGAAGTTAGAGATGGTGGTAAAAATGGTGTTAGCTCAGTTAAATGGTCAGTGGGATTTATGAAGGCAGATGAAGATGTTGCTCCACCACATAACTATCTCCAATTTGGAGTTAAAGTGTGCAAAGGCCTTGATGCTTACCTTTCCAAACAAATAATGAACTAA
- the LOC103496825 gene encoding major latex protein 149-like isoform X2: MAQICKISEQVNIKSSAHKYYQFFKNKMDYVLVQMFPEIYKSCKVVEGNGYSHGSIIHLKYNAGRPEEMKERLAIDDANKSITFECLEGDALRDFEVLKLKFQVFENGNNGGTVNWSIEFVKANEDVASPHHYLLCVSKVAKGLDDYLCNN, encoded by the exons ATGGCTCAGATATGTAAGATCTCAGAGCAAGTGAATATCAAGTCTTCTGCTCACAAGTACTATCAGTTTTTCAAGAACAAAATGGATTATGTCTTAGTTCAAATGTTTCCTGAAATTTATAAGAGTTGTAAGGTTGTAGAAGGGAATGGTTATTCTCATGGCAGCATCATCCACTTAAAATATAACGCAG GAAGACCAGAAGAGATGAAAGAGAGGCTAGCTATTGATGATGCTAACAAGTCAATAACTTTTGAGTGCCTTGAAGGAGATGCATTAAGAGATTTTGAAGTgcttaaattaaaatttcaagtttTTGAGAATGGTAACAATGGAGGAACAGTTAATTGGTCAATAGAGTTTGTCAAGGCAAATGAGGATGTGGCTTCACCACATCACTATCTCCTATGTGTAAGTAAAGTTGCCAAAGGCCTTGATGACTACCTTTGCAACAACTGA